gtataaatatataatactttCGCTTTTGGTTAATTTTTAGCTCGTTTTAAGTGATCAAAATCTAGTTATTTACACGgctgatatatatttttgtacttttgtaAAGAGCGGACGACATAATTGGGTCAACATAATAAAGAAGTGGTTTGTTTAGCCCTGTGTGAGTCACTCGTCACATTGTTTATGAAACTTGTATTATGGCTTAGCAATGTTATCGTCGTCTAAATAGTTTGTACAGTGATAGTGCACCGATCCCGATGGATACGCCGCCCGTTCCGAAGCCGAGGAGTGCATATCTGCCACAAAATGATCCGCTCAAGCGACCAGTTCCTTTGCCGAGAACAAAAATCAGTACTAACGACAGAGTTTCGGCCTCGGACATATTCAGATCCATAAGTACAGTGTCTAAACAGATATCCGAGGATGTGGCGTTGAAAGTGAGCAGCTCGGCCAGGTCGGCCAACGAGAAGATAGAGAAGTCCATTCAGGATGGATCCAAGTTTGCTAAAGGTACGTTGGAGAAGACGCTCACGACGTCGCGAGCGGTGCGGGACTCCGTTACCAAGTCCGTCATAGAAGGCACGAGGAGTGCGGGCATGAAACTGAGAAAAGTGAAAAAGACAGGCTCTCTGGAGGAAATTGAAGACCAGCGCTGTGTCTCCATGCCAGTAGTGGATGTCAGTCTCTTTGACAACATACAGTTTCATTCACCACTATTAGAACAGAAGAGGTATAAAGCGGAGAACGAAAATGCCCAAGAATTGCCATCGCTCAACCTGAATGCATCCCATTTTGATGATCTCTCACTATTTTCTACAAATTCAGACTCCAATACTGACACTGTTAGTAATTTCTCATACGACAGCCGAGAATCAGATCAAAACAACTATACCAATTTGGAAAATGAGCAATTAACATATGACATGCCGAAACCTTCGAGAGCGAATAGTATAGTAAGCATAAGATCAGCACCCGAAGTACCAGAAAGACGGAAGAAAAGAGAGAGCATCGAGGTCATGAGACAGaactctatgtatgaaaactgGACACTGCCAAATAGTACCATAAGCACTCAGACAAGTACAAATTGTAACAAAACACAGAGACCGAGCAAAAGTACGATTTATGAGTTTGATCCACTCAACACAAGCAAACCTGCACCAAAGTATGACGGAGTAAGCAATGAGTTAATACTACTGGAATCATTCTTAATAGGAGATACTTACGGTACTATAGTTACTACAGACAATTCGGATGAGACATTTGATTTCCGAGACAGTGAATATTACAATCCTCCCACTCCTCCTGAGCGGTTGGACAGTCTGTTTCCTGAGACTGAGACAAAAGATGAAAAAGTCCCAGTGGACAAGGATAACAATTCCAACTGGTTTGTTAGCGATACAGACTCATTGCCGAAAGCTGGAGAGAGATCAACCAGCACACATTCCGTTATGCAGAAATTCTCAAACATGTTGAAGTTGGACAATATGTTAAACAAAACTCCAAAAGCGGTCATTCCTAAAGTTGATACAATAGAAAGACCGCCAGTAAACGGCTTGCCCGTGCAATTTTACAGTGGTACATTGACTAAGGTGGTATCCGGTGGTGTTGAGGACCTGTTCAAGAACACACAGAGTAGATTTTGTGTGCTGTCAGAACAGAAATTGTTGTGTTATACGGATCCAACCAACTCCGTCTTGAAGGAGTCTTACCCTCTGGATACAATCAACTCTTTGCAAGTTGTGTTGCCTCTGTCGTCCAGGTAAGTCATTAATTGGCCATTTTGTACTCTTTTCACTGTTAAATAACTTCTTGAAATACATCCTCTAAAAAAaatgccaagtcattatatgtattaaaaaaataaaggtatctaatattgttacgattttaacaccccctggcactgactaaaataaccgacttggtttcacattacatctcaaaacttttttttagtagaagaactgcgttgcgagacttgcatctttttacatgtaatgtttttgatgggattgtTTTTACCATAAAATACAAGATATGTTGTTATCCATATTATACTCGAGCACAATGAAAATGGGCCAATTTATATGGAAAATTCTCAGTGACCCATTATTTATGTTCTAATGTGTAGTAGCTACCTGGCTACTCACTAATGACACATTAATTACTATTACATGCGTCTATTACTCATTAGATGTCTCATTAATACTAAGTGTTCTAAAGTAATATGAACTACTGATTAGTCAGTTATTTGATTTAATTATAAGTTGTCTCTTAATTAGGCATTAATATCAGAAACTTTTCTaagaaagaaaacaaaaattacTGACATACTTGCTCGCATTaatctattttgttttattttataaactagagctatatcaactaatttcagacctagatatacctcatgtcattgtatatgcaaagtttcattacaatccaacacgtagttttaaaatgagagcggaactacgtttgtatgaaaaggtgcaatgcgcccctataacaacaaatactaaaaagtacggaaccttcggtgggcgagtccgactcgcacttggccggcttttaaATTCccattattatcattaaataacgtCGCTATatttactcaacctcatatctgcaacaatcatttgatggaaatgtcgcttttctttcattcggaatacgggtgtttttgtcatcaaatgagtgttgcagatctcgtattgagtaagtatagcggcgataagTAACCTTACCCGCCTAAAATCAAGTTCTATTTCAGCACAACAAGCAACTCCTACATGCTCGAGCTATCCGTCAGCACCGGATCGCGATCTTCTCGAAAAGTCCTCTTCAGCTGCGCCAGCGCGTCAGAACGAAGAAACTGGGCGCAGAAGATCGCGGAACATCTAGCTGGGGAGTTCCAGACAAAACATACGGCAGAGTTCACTAGGTGCGGATGGTGTTATTTGAAGGTTAGTGCCGCTTTGCGAGTTTATGTCTGCGTATAGTGAAGCGTTCGACGGAGCGGGCAGCGTCAAATCAATGAGGTCGCTTgcatacgtttgcatttgtttaatattGACGCCACACGCTGGAGGCTCGAGCGTCAACTTGTACACATTCACACTGGATCACACTGGAGTGTAGGGATGAAAAATCTATGTTCAAAAAATCCGATAAAATAGTTAAGCTAGTAGAGAACTAGTCACTTTCTCGCCGCTTGTCGCCTTTATGTGTTCGAAATGAAAATATTGCACCATTTTAAgtctatatggggcattttataagaaaagggaccttattgtcgatggcgcttacaccgcacaacgtcgcgcggcattgtattttatatcggagcatcgttaataatggcgtaagcgccatcgacaataaggtcccttttcttatgtattgacagtttgacaCCAAAACGCTAATTTTAAAGGGCATGTGTTGTGTAGGGATATTTTCttactaaatataaaattgacCGCATGttaaaagcaaagatagatataactccgtaatagatggatacagtctaaggaaaaaacgtgcctcgaaaatcaagaaaatttgattctcgttcagagggcgctactagttttggcctacagtcgtatagatggcgttgacggtttcgtttgttatttaacaattttaacgcatatcagtgaaagaacatgggtcaaaatcataaaaataattaatgcaaataaaaaaaatcatttatctatatttaaatacattttatcgtatttttataaatcttcatttttagttttaaagtgtgtcgacagatggcagtgaatttactggggttacaaaatttactatgacagtaccgctctagtataagttactctatgttaaaaGTGACCTTGGTTTTCGGTAAGTATTTTGTGGGTTTACAAATTGCAAGCTTGTCatataaaagaaatatatacAAACAATAACAATGAACACGTATCTAATGTAAATTAGGTATCTATCTACGTTTATCATTATCACACTGACTagacttaaaattaaatgtacttACCATCATTATAATGATCACCTTATGTCTATTGTAACAAAGTCGAATTTAGTTCGACGCGAGATGTTAGCATAAGAGAgagtataaaacaaatatggCACTGTatggcggttatcacactggatgTGTGTCGCGCGTCGCTCTgatgtttgagcgagacaacgctatgtgcgtattatagcgacatcccgctcgcacatcggagcgacgtgcgaatcgcatccagtgtgataaccgcctatTGAACATGTGCGTAATAACTTTATGGAGTTATTGCGCGGTAATAAGCACTAAATTACCGTGATGGCCTACTCCCAATGAGATTAACGGCACTTATAACGGCTTTAATGATTTTGGaggatgtttttagggttccgtacccaaggggtaaaagggaccctattactaagactccgctgctgtccgtctgtcaccaggctgtatctcatgaaccgtgatagctagacagttgaaattttcacagatgatgtatttctgttgccgctataacaagaaatacaaaaaacagaataaaataaatatttaagtggggctcccatacaacaaacgtgatttttttactgaatggtacggaacccttcgtgcgcgagtccgactcgcacttggccggtttttttaaatctacaGTACACAAGTAAATACCTAGTCGGTCACTAGGTTCTGTTACTAGGTTTTCAAAatttcatctgtgaaaatcggttcacgagatacagcctggtgacaggcaggcggagtcttagtaatagggtcccgtttttacccttacccGCGCTCACGTGGTCGAAGGTAGGGTGAGAGAGATTGAGAGAAGACCCCGGTCGTCCGTTTGGTTAGGGTATACTATGGTAAAAGTTGTCAAATGGGCCTATTGTCATGATCCATAATGTAGGTCGGCACCGTTTGTTATAGGCTCGGCACTGGGATTATCTAATCTTGTGCTATCGTCCTAACTGTTCCCAATGATATGATAGTTATGATACCCTAACAAGTTCCGCGAGAGCTGTTATTGACGATAAAGGCTTTAACACGAGATCTGTTGACGAGTTTTGACGACTAGTCTGGCCCAGTacgtagtgaccctgcctgtgaagccatggtcctggattcgaatcccggtaagggcatttatttgtgtgatgaacacagatatttgttcctgagtcatggatgttttatatatatgtaagtgcgaaagtgacgggcatagtgacaggcgataaaaatggaaccatgctgcgcccgctggtcgtcttcacgacggcagtttcaggggcccatatagtcagcggcaagtcaccacctgcctcgataacgcgtgttagcattgttatggcaggtgtccggacttctttacaatctagtctcattgtccacccaaacttcaatccatagaccggtttactgttcactttttctacaatactcctaatgcctgctgcgaccggttcatgggtgtctattgatGCGcttgtgaacgggttccagcaggcgttctacatgacattaaagctctccaagagcctctacgtgttggatctacaTCCctacgcaagcctatcaaaagaccgggatttataggcccgtgatatccaagaaaaaaaccggccaagtgcgagtcggactcgcgcaccgagagttccgtactttttagtatttgttgttatagcggcaacagaaatacatcatctgtgacaatttcaactgtatactagctatcacggttcatgagatacagcttggtgacagacagacggacagcggagtcttagtaatagggacccttttttaccctttgggtacggaaccctaaataaactgattattatttaaattaaatttatattctaGTAATTCTAAAATCCAGAAATCCTTATCAAATGCatcagtttttttcatttgaagtttacagtttttttctttACACCCCATGATATGATATTACATACTTTTGTATGCTAATAGTATTAGCTtgtatttggggcattttctatgaaaagggaccttattgtcgatggcgcttacgccgcacagcgtcgtgcggcattctatttatatcggagcaccgttgataatggcgtaagcgccaccgacataaggtccctttttatagaaaatacaacATTATATTATGCAATAGGCCCCAGTACGTAGCTGTGTTGTAAATAACGATCCAATTGTAGAAATTACGTGAACAACCGCTCCCCGTACGGGGCTCCAATGAGTCAGTGTTGTGATTCCGCGTCGGGAGCAACATCCTCGTTATTCCAGAGGACGTGTTCCAATTGCGTGCTGGTTTACGGGTCATCTACCAGACACAAACTACCCACAGACACTTAATAATGCGGATGCATGCTTCAATTAGTACGTAGGAACGACATTGACAATTCCCCGTACACTGGTGATCCTACAAGTAAACGAAATTGTCAGTGTCAGGTGTGAATTGTCAAGTTGGTGATACAGGCGCCAGACTACACCGAGGAGaattaaattattgaaatagaaaataggaatagaaatattttatgtggtgtaaaacataaaacttaatGTATTACATCTTATTCTTATATATTCTAACACCAAAAATGGATGGCACTCAGCATATGCCGATGACTAAGATATTTAgccatggcgctggttttcagggcaaccagggaaaacacaattaaattaaatgaaacaaaactaaGCTAACATGTGGGAGAAAGTGGGTTTGTGCTTTTAACAATTAGAGAATAGGGGAACTATTGGTACTTGTTTGTAAACTTAAAACTAGAAAcaaacttaataactaaaaaatgataagcttagaataaatttaaaagtggaaaaattactgccttgggtgagacttgaactcacggcctctggatcgatactccagcgctataggtggccgtttaagaagtgtaacactctttacggtagatgtcgctagggtcccctagacccatatagtgggaagatttgctgactatggatgaggtcttggtggctcagttggcagagcgctggagtatcgatccagaggccgtgagttcaagtctcacccaaggcagtaatttttccacttttaaatttattctaagcttaatagcatcgatcgcagacgtttctgcttgttaaaaattaattaaaaaaatgataataataacatCTAGCACCGTACGTCAGCTTGTCCGTATTGCAAGCATTGTTTTCAAATGGAAGACATCAGCCCGTTCGGTGGCAAAGTTAGCGTGctcataagttgcgttctcgcgcgcgactccatacatctagcgcgacttcaagtatggactcgcgcgcgagaacgcaacttatgctagaccgtcAGAGCTCTTGCCGACAGACCGTCAAATTTAATGTCAGTGTTAGATTGAACTAGCTATAAGCCAAAAGTGTTGCTTAAGaatctccggcaagctcggccgaatttcacggattgtaatgaaactttgtacatacaatgacataaggtatatctatgtctgaaattagtttatatagctccagtttataaaacaagttttttcaaacaagtaaattcgctgtatttttttacctatggtatctgaagctacataaactaatttcagacatagatataccttatcctattgtaagtacaaagtttcagagcatactagctagtcgttttaaaatgagagcggaactacgtttttatggagaaccgagcttgccggggacccttacgATAGGAGCATCAAGTGAGCTTTTTGGGGCTCCAGCCTCTCTGGATAAGGTAATCCAGAGAGAGCTAGCGGAGAGGTACGAGGTACAGACGTGCACGGTGCAAGCTGTGAAAAGTTTTCAAAAAGTCGGAAATGTTCTTgaaacttcaaaaaaaaaagaaaattccgTTTTAAGTTTCGGAAAGTTTCAATCGCCATACGCTAGCGATTGCGTCAGCTCAAACGCAGTACATCTCGCTTGTACCAATGTCAGTACAGTCAGTAAGTTCATTTACGCAGTCACTAGCGAATATGGCAGTGTCAAGCTGGTGGTAAACATaaaagcatggagactgtataaaggagccaaatctctatgtatgaaaagtgtccatcaaaaaacagtaattaggcggcgccagcatacaccgaaatactaccaaaaacaacctacgtaatttggtcgggttatttgttgccttatgtggtttatgttatactcatgtcccagagcctaactagcgcc
The Cydia strobilella chromosome Z, ilCydStro3.1, whole genome shotgun sequence genome window above contains:
- the LOC134754540 gene encoding arf-GAP with Rho-GAP domain, ANK repeat and PH domain-containing protein 2 yields the protein MDTPPVPKPRSAYLPQNDPLKRPVPLPRTKISTNDRVSASDIFRSISTVSKQISEDVALKVSSSARSANEKIEKSIQDGSKFAKGTLEKTLTTSRAVRDSVTKSVIEGTRSAGMKLRKVKKTGSLEEIEDQRCVSMPVVDVSLFDNIQFHSPLLEQKRYKAENENAQELPSLNLNASHFDDLSLFSTNSDSNTDTVSNFSYDSRESDQNNYTNLENEQLTYDMPKPSRANSIVSIRSAPEVPERRKKRESIEVMRQNSMYENWTLPNSTISTQTSTNCNKTQRPSKSTIYEFDPLNTSKPAPKYDGVSNELILLESFLIGDTYGTIVTTDNSDETFDFRDSEYYNPPTPPERLDSLFPETETKDEKVPVDKDNNSNWFVSDTDSLPKAGERSTSTHSVMQKFSNMLKLDNMLNKTPKAVIPKVDTIERPPVNGLPVQFYSGTLTKVVSGGVEDLFKNTQSRFCVLSEQKLLCYTDPTNSVLKESYPLDTINSLQVVLPLSSSTTSNSYMLELSVSTGSRSSRKVLFSCASASERRNWAQKIAEHLAGEFQTKHTAEFTRCGWCYLKEGVSGEWKGAWVMLIRRVLVYYTSKESGLCTVDLRKTRCVVTQDADEEMKQVMPTDGSGNLLMDCPHATIYLRFPTERDLKGWRYMVKLAAHNNGAQIHHQQLTKEDVPAIVDKCLSFIYAHGSLSEGIYRRAGSNVVLSELLARFRRDAWSVQLSPGTHSEHDVAGVLKRFFRDLPEPLMSQAKREAMLAALEQDDPAARNTIYRRVMSSLPMVARNTARKLFAHLHFLHSMAHANKMSAENLASVWAPTLMPAALTSNTLNTSWYSKEVYVVRDLIANYEAVWEPTEAEKRREGAVRRVLMRVLSNRAPSAPKAAGDLKAWIYVKDRTTCYQVSLTPSTTSADICVQLSEKANIDSHLLMLEEVICNESMKRVVHIDEVVLDVVLRWGYWDEDDRKDNYLLVRENKILHEMEAIRNTGLVCAELRFASESMKTFKLHMFEFQNGKLCYFKDKQGSHKIDEWNIKDILWYVGYEPKRNPQSRWAITFVPRNKQKRGKDRPWFGCTIAGAVTEEQLKWTAAMTFAEHTNILPSPRLVIT